Proteins from a genomic interval of Arachis hypogaea cultivar Tifrunner chromosome 10, arahy.Tifrunner.gnm2.J5K5, whole genome shotgun sequence:
- the LOC112717227 gene encoding laccase-14-like — translation MMVMKTSNAYSLIIFAVLSGCYLIDHVANAEVHHHSFVIKSSSYTRLCSTKNILTVNGEFPGPTLKAHIGDTLIVNVYNQANHNITIHWHGARQVRNPWSDGAAYITQCPIQPGAVFKQVIHLTTEEGTIWWHGHDGWSRATVHGAFIIYPKHGQNYPFPKPHAEIPIILGEWWKKEVMNIPIEANKTGGEPILSDAYTINGQPGYLYPCSGTFKMVVEYGKTYLLRVINAVMDEEIFFAIGKHKLRVVAKDGFYVKPIETDHIMITPGQTMDILLEANQPPALYSMAASAYLSAFGAGFDNTTTTGLVIYNGSEEDGKSPIGCRLPPYNRTEAATEFTKQLRSLASKDKPIKVPEKVDNKLLFTISVNLLNCSADKPCKGPFGKRLAASVNNISLVLPNIDFLRAYYEKIAGVFEMNFPRKPERGFNYTDDKLPGYVLATDFGSKVLVLEYNASVEVVLQGTSVVTGDNHPVHFHGYSFYVVGWGFGNFDPKRDPKNYNLVDPPQETTVGVPRNGWVALRFRADNPGVWFVHCHLERHASWGMGMVLLVKDGPSPQTQILPPPSDLPKC, via the exons ATGATGGTGATGAAGACTAGTAATGCATATTCTTTGATAATTTTTGCAGTGCTATCCGGTTGTTATCTCATTGATCATGTTGCAAATGCTGAAGTTCATCATCACAGCTTTGTG ATAAAATCTTCAAGTTACACTAGACTATGCAGCACCAAGAATATTTTGACAGTAAATGGAGAGTTTCCAGGTCCAACCTTGAAGGCCCACATAGGAGACACTCTTATTGTCAATGTTTACAACCAAGCAAACCATAATATAACAATACATTG GCATGGGGCTAGACAAGTGAGGAATCCATGGTCAGATGGAGCTGCTTACATAACACAGTGTCCAATTCAACCAGGTGCAGTGTTCAAACAAGTTATCCATTTGACCACAGAGGAAGGAACCATCTGGTGGCATGGACATGATGGTTGGTCAAGAGCCACAGTTCATGGAGCTTTCATCATTTATCCCAAGCATGGACAAAACTATCCCTTTCCCAAACCCCATGCTGAGATTCCAATCATACTAG GAGAGTGGTGGAAGAAAGAAGTCATGAATATTCCAATAGAAGCAAACAAAACAGGAGGGGAGCCAATTCTATCTGATGCATATACCATCAATGGTCAACCTGGTTATTTGTATCCCTGCTCCG GTACTTTCAAGATGGTTGTGGAGTATGGAAAAACATATCTTCTTAGGGTGATCAATGCAGTGATGGATGAAGAAATTTTCTTTGCAATTGGAAAACACAAATTGAGAGTGGTAGCTAAAGATGGATTCTATGTCAAACCAATAGAAACAGATCACATAATGATCACACCAGGACAAACCATGGACATTCTTTTAGAAGCAAACCAACCACCTGCTCTTTATTCCATGGCCGCCAGTGCATATTTGAGTGCTTTTGGTGCTGGCTTTGATAACACAACCACAACAG GTTTGGTTATATACAATGGCTCCGAGGAAGACGGAAAAAGCCCGATTGGGTGCCGTCTTCCGCCGTATAACAGAACAGAAGCAGCAACTGAATTCACTAAGCAGTTGAGAAGCCTTGCAAGCAAAGACAAGCCAATCAAAGTACCTGAGAAAGTGGACAACAAATTGTTGTTCACAATCTCTGTTAACCTGCTTAATTGCAGTGCAGATAAACCATGCAAAGGACCATTTGGTAAAAGGCTTGCAGCTAGTGTGAACAACATTAGCCTTGTGTTACCAAACATTGACTTTCTAAGAGCCTACTATGAGAAAATCGCTGGTGTTTTTGAGATGAACTTCCCCAGAAAACCAGAAAGGGGATTCAACTACACTGATGATAAGTTGCCAGGTTATGTGTTGGCAACAGATTTTGGAAGCAAGGTGTTGGTTTTGGAGTATAATGCAAGTGTTGAGGTAGTTTTGCAAGGGACTAGTGTGGTGACTGGTGATAACCACCCTGTTCATTTTCATGGATACAGCTTCTATGTGGTTGGTTGGGGTTTTGGAAACTTTGATCCAAAAAGAGATCCCAAGAACTATAATCTTGTTGATCCACCTCAAGAGACCACTGTTGGAGTTCCAAGGAATGGTTGGGTCGCCCTTAGATTCAGGGCAGACAATCCAG GGGTGTGGTTTGTGCATTGTCATTTAGAGAGGCATGCAAGTTGGGGGATGGGAATGGTGCTGCTAGTGAAAGATGGTCCTTCTCCTCAGACACAAATTCTTCCACCACCTTCGGATTTACCCAAATGTTGA